One Nyctibius grandis isolate bNycGra1 chromosome 26, bNycGra1.pri, whole genome shotgun sequence DNA window includes the following coding sequences:
- the LOC137673895 gene encoding keratin, type I cytoskeletal 13-like, with translation MSCGSKQTSKSCLRGSSGGSAGSAGSGGGGQYSSASSRRIISRTSGGARISGSSCGGGSSRSISGGGASGGSYGKIRRSSYGGGMSGGYYGGGMSGGGYGGGMGCGITGVGFGSGGSGFSGGYGGSFGGGGAGFSGGSFGSGGFHGWNVGILSNDEKLTMQSLNERLASYLDTVRHLELENAQLEQLIREWYQKQGPTGTKDYSHYYGTIEDLQKQLVTAAVETHRVLLDLDNTRMTAEDFRIKYETEYGLRQNVEADINSLRPMLDNLTLNRSDLEMQFESLKEEMIDLKKNHEEEMKSLQTQSSSDVNVEVNAAPGEDLLKKLNDMRQEYENIIQKNREEVERWYEIKMEEVSQQVHSSGQEVESSNQQISVLRRDYQSLEIELQSQMSMVDSLQSNLEDTERRYNMQLQQIQGLIGPLEEELASIRCEMESQNEEYKMLLGIKTRLEQEIAQYRALLEEGQHDISISQGGAGGGSSEGGGHGGTGWSSGRGSSGGRSNWSSGGGSSGGSIGGSYGKASSSGGGGGGSGGRTGGGACGKTSGGGGGSGGGGGGKSCLSHSSSHSGNSCESQAGAENMKLCLEGNKTLERGATMEEVSEAIKTMRLGSFRRSEE, from the exons ATGAGCTGTGGCTCCAAGCAGACCTCTAAAAGCTGCCTGCGAGGGAGCAGTGGTGGCAGtgctggcagtgctggcagTGGTGGCGGTGGTCAGTATTCCTCTGCCTCCTCAAGAAGAATCATTTCTAGGACCAGTGGTGGTGCCAGGATTTCTGGCAGCAGTTGTGGCGGAGGAAGCTCCAGGAGCATCTCTGGTGGGGGAGCTAGCGGTGGGAGTTATGGGAAGATCAGGCGCAGCAGTTATGGAGGAGGAATGAGTGGTGGTTATTATGGAGGGGGAATGAGCGGTGGTGGTTATGGAGGGGGCATGGGCTGTGGCATCACGGGAGTAGGCTTTGGATCAGGTGGGAGTGGGTTCAGTGGTGGTTATGGAGGAAGCTTTGGTGGAGGTGGTGCTGGTTTCAGTGGTGGCAGCTTTGGCAGTGGTGGCTTTCATGGATGGAATGTGGGAATCCTCTCCAACGATGAAAAGCTGACCATGCAGAGCCTTAATGAACGCCTGGCTTCTTACCTGGACACGGTCAGACATTTGGAACTGGAAAATGCTCAGCTTGAACAATTGATCAGGGAGTGGTACCAGAAGCAAGGTCCTACTGGTACAAAGGACTACAGCCACTATTATGGAACAATTGAAGACCTTCAAAAGCAG CTTGTGACTGCGGCTGTGGAAACCCACAGGGTGCTTTTGGACCTGGATAACACGAGGATGACTGCGGAAGACTTCAGGataaa GTACGAGACGGAGTATGGTCTGCGGCAGAATGTGGAGGCTGACATTAACAGCCTGCGACCCATGTTGGATAATCTGACTCTGAACAGGTCTGACCTGGAAATGCAATTTGAGAGTCTAAAGGAGGAGATGATTGACCTCAAGAAGAACCATGAGGAG GAAATGAAATCGCTGCAAACACAGTCCAGTAGTGATGTGAATGTGGAGGTGAATGCTGCTCCAGGAGAGGATCTGCTGAAAAAACTGAATGATATGAGAcaagaatatgaaaatattattcagaAAAACCGTGAAGAGGTTGAAAGGTGGTATGAAATCAAG ATGGAGGAAGTGAGTCAACAAGTCCACTCAAGCGGCCAGGAAGTGGAATCGAGCAACCAGCAGATCTCTGTGCTGAGACGTGACTATCAGAGCCTGGAAATTGAGCTGCAGTCACAAATGAGCATGGTAG ACTCTCTGCAATCCAACTTGGAAGACACGGAACGTCGCTATAacatgcagctgcagcagatcCAGGGTCTGATCGGCCCCttggaggaggagctggccaGCATCCGCTGTGAGATGGAGAGTCAGAATGAAGAGTACAAGATGCTCCTGGGCATCAAGACCCGCCTGGAACAGGAGATTGCTCAGTACCGGGCACTGCTTGAGGAAGGGCAGCATGATATTAG caTCTCACAGGGAGGAGCTGGTGGTGGATCTTCAGAAGGAGGAGGTCATGGAGGAACTGGCTGGTCTTCTGGAAGAGGAAGTAGTGGAGGAAGAAGTAATTGGTCCTCAGGTGGAGGAAGCAGTGGAGGAAGCATTGGAGGATCCTATGGAAAAGCTTCCTCTTCcggaggtggaggaggagggagtggAGGAAGAACAGGAGGTGGAGCATGTGGTAAAACTTCAGGTGGAGGAGGTGGcagtggtggaggaggagggggcaaATCCTGCCTCTCCCACTCTTCATCCCACTCTGGCAACTCTTGTGAAAGCCAAG CAGGTGCTGAAAACATGAAGCTCTGCCTGGAAGGGAATAAAACACTGGAGAGAGGAGCAACAATGGAGGAAGTGTCTGAAGCCATAAAAACAATGAGACTGG GGAGTTTTAGAAGGTCTGAGGAGTGA
- the LOC137673880 gene encoding keratin, type I cytoskeletal 13-like: MSCNIKETITVSSKGRSSGGSCIIGGGGGARISSYGIGSGRGFSGRSYCGGVNYGGGLSVGSLAGGSYGGGNCYGNGLGFGLGGGVVVGGLGGDCLLSSCDEKVTMQNLNDRLASYLDKVKCLEKENAELECRIREWYATQGLSCEPRDYSCYYKEIEDLQNQIVCATIDNNKIILDIDNSRMAADDFRVKYETELALRQSVEADINGLRQVLDQLTLCRSDLEAQLESLREELCCLKKNHEEEMNCLRKQSTGDVSVEVNACPGPDLRQILEDLRCQYETLIARNRKEVEDWYECKIEEVNREVITSGQEVETCNNQVTELRRQLQALEIDLQAQLSQRNNLESSLAETECQYNTLLGELQNQITCVEQQLAEIRTEIECQNQEYKTLLDVKCRLEQEIQTYRCLLEGGQQDLIHGGGIGVGTGVGGGVIRTSHTYTTTSSSHCQPQVPPCKTGDIQVTCRRICD, translated from the exons ATGAGTTGCAACATTAAGGAGACTATTACTGTGTCtagcaaaggcaggagcagtGGTGGCAGCTGTATcattggtggtggtggtggagcaCGGATTTCTTCCTACGGGATAGGCAGTGGCAGAGGTTTTTCTGGAAGGAGTTACTGCGGTGGAGTGAATTATGGAGGGGGACTGAGTGTTGGTAGCTTGGCTGGTGGGAGCTATGGAGGTGGCAACTGCTATGGCAATGGCCTTGGTTTTGGCCTTGGAGGTGGTGTGGTTGTCGGTGGTCTTGGGGGCGACTGTTTGCTTTCATCCTGCGATGAGAAGGTCACCATGCAAAATCTCAATGACCGCCTGGCTTCCTATCTGGACAAGGTGAAGTgcttggagaaggaaaatgctgaacTGGAGTGCAGAATCCGAGAGTGGTACGCTACACAGGGCCTCTCCTGTGAGCCCCGGGACTACAGCTGCTATTACAAGGAAATCGAAGATCTTCAAAATCAG ATTGTCTGTGCAACCATTGATAACAACAAGATCATTCTGGACATTGATAACAGCAGGATGGCTGCCGATGACTTCCGTGTGAA GTACGAGACGGAGCTGGCCCTGCGCCAGAGCGTGGAGGCCGACATCAACGGCTTACGCCAAGTCCTGGACCAGCTGACTCTGTGCAGGTCTGACCTGGAGGCACAGCTGGAGTCGCTGCGGGAGGAGCTCTGCTGCCTGAAGAAGAACCATGAGGAG GAAATGAATTGTCTGAGAAAACAATCAACCGGAGACGTGAGTGTGGAGGTGAATGCCTGCCCTGGACCAGATCTCAGGCAAATCTTGGAGGATCTGAGATGCCAGTATGAAACGCTGATAGCGCGCAACCGCAAGGAAGTGGAGGATTGGTACGAGTGCAAG ATTGAGGAGGTGAATCGGGAGGTTATTACAAGCGGTCAGGAGGTAGAGACGTGCAACAACCAGGTTACCGAACTGAGACGCCAATTGCAAGCCCTGGAAATCGATCTCCAAGCCCAGCTCAGCCAG AGAAATAATTTGGAATCCTCCCTGGCTGAGACTGAGTGTCAGTACAACACCCTCCTCGGGGAGCTACAGAACCAGATCACATGCGTGGAGCAGCAATTGGCAGAAATAAGAACGGAAATAGAGTGCCAGAACCAAGAGTACAAGACTTTATTGGACGTCAAGTGCCGTTTGGAGCAGGAGATTCAGACCTACCGGTGCTTGTTGGAAGGAGGACAGCAGGACCTTAT TCATGGAGGAGGTATCGGAGTAGGAACTGGTGTAGGAGGAGGAGTCATTAGGACAAGCCACACCTATACTACAACTTCATCTTCCCATTGCCAGCCCCAGGTCCCACCCTGCAAGACTGGAGATATACAAG TGACCTGCAGAAGAATTTGTGATTAA